The genomic window ACCGACAATGTTGAAGACCAAATCGACGATGTGGACGATGAGAATATTGATGACACCATTCCCATTGGACTTGCCATTTCTGATGCCTCCCCCGCGGTAACGGTTGCCTTGCCTGCCCCCACAGATTACACAAACATTTCCACCACTTCTAAAGAATCGCGCTCCAAACGACAACACAACAAGTATTCTGGTGGGGTGAGACAATATCAACGGATATGGACAAAGCAAGATGAGATAGAATTATTGAAGGGATATCTGGATTACATCAAGCAACAAGGAAGAACAACCACCACTCTTCAAAGTGACGTAGCGTCTTTCTATGATCAAGTTACGCCCAAATTCAGAGCAGATTTCAATAAGAACCAGATTGTTGAGAAGCTACGTAGGttaaaaagaaaacacaaaatggTTTTGGATAAAGCCAAAGAGGTTCAGGTTTCTTTCAAGAGCTCCCATGAACAAGCCGTTTTTGAAATTTCTCGCAAGATTTGGGGCAATGACACAGACCATGATGTTTTGGATGTTGATGAATCAAGACCGGTTCCTGACAGTCCTGATCTTATTGACAATATTAAGATGAAAGCCGAACATGTTGACAATTGTGAAGAAACAGATAAAAGGGTGCCAAAGCGTCCGAGGCTCGCAGCAGACAATGGTGATGCTACTAGTAGTATACATGGATTCATTGAGGAAACCATGAGGTCTTGTTTCTCACCGTTGCTGAAGGAACTATTGGATGATGCTCCGGTAGAGCCACTCGACGTGTTGCCAATGTTGTTATCCACCGAGGAAGAGAGGGACGAACAACGGTTAAAACGGAGGATTTTGGAGTTAGAGGTGTATCTGAATCGGTTGGAGTTGCTGCAGGGTCAGATCAAGGCTAGGTTGGAGGATTTGAGGTCTAGCTTAGGTTAACTAAGGTTTTACTCTTCTCTCATATGCACAAACAGCTTATGATTTCTTCAATACATAGGTTTCGATTAGTCACGACAAAAAATAGTAGCTTAGTTCCAAATTGTGTAATCTTTTGTATCATATATTACATGAATCAGAAACATATCAATGATCATTTTGTAATGCCATAGCAATAGCAACTAGCAAGTGCATCTTTATTGTAATCAGTAGAGAGTATACTTTCCCTTTGTCTTCTCAAATACTTGTTCTGCCATGACAGCAGCAGTACCATCTATCTTTTTGATCTCCAACTGAGGCTTCTGATGAGAACTAATGTCCTTCTGGGCATCAGCGATAAAACTATCGAATCCGATAGCTACCGCAGCTTCTGCTTTGGCTCCGTAAACCAATCTCTGCTTGATGTGAATGAAACAAATATGTGATCAATTTAAGAGAGGTTAGAGAAATGTGTGATGCGAAGAGAAATTGAGAGAGGTTGAAGGCTTGCCTTAATTTTTGAAAGATTAATGGCACCAAAGCACATTGGACAAGGCTCACAAGAAGCATAGATTTCACAGTCAGTTAGGTAAATTTGATCCAGCTTTTGACAAGCCTGCAGATAATAACTTCCAATTATATGACATCGATGCATTGATTCAAGCCCGCCCTGACACTAGACACAACACCGACGCTGACACAAACAGAACaagaaaaagaagataaaaattaatttgacctCTCTTATAGCAGTAACCTCAGCATGAGCTGTAGGATCTTTATTTCTTAAAACCATGTTATGACAGCTAACAACAACTTCATCATTTCGAACAATGACTGCTCCAAATGGACGTCCATCACCAGATTCAACACCTTTGTATGCTTCTTCAACAGCTTTTGTTAGAAACTCGTTATCTCTATCCTCTGCAGCTATTATTATTTATCAACTATAAGAGCAAATAAAGTATGAAACAATAAAGAGAAAAACATGAGAGTTCAATCTGGTGCATTTCCATAATCAAAGTAAGATCTATTTTGTCTCCATAATAATTCAAACACCAAATAGTGGAATACAGTAATAAGGAAGATAGTTGAAAATGTTTAGATTTTGAATAACATCATTGACCAAAACTGATAAATATATGAAGAAATCGATCAACCCTTAGGTGTAGCAGAAGCATCATGctccatgatgatgatgattgtatgaGAAATTAAACCTgtttttgactttttgttgaaatAGTATTAACACTTTTTGTTTCAGCTGTGTTATACCAAGCAAAATCATGTGTTGATTATTTAAATTGTATAAACAATTATTGAATATTTCATTATAAAATTCACCTCAAAACCATGTGGGGTGCTATTTTAAATTGATTAAGGAGAATATTTCATTATAAAATTCACCTCAAAACCATGTGGGGTGCTATTTTAAATTGATTAAGGAGAATATTTCATTATAAAATTCACCTCAAAACCATGTGGGGTGCTATTTTAAACAATTATTGAATATTTCATTATAAAATTCACCTCAGcagatatattttttttcttcatttttgttgCCTCCTTTTGAAATCAAGTGCGTTTAATCGGTTTGTAATTTTCTTCGGCTTTTTTTTTGGGTTGTAATTCCGACTCTTTGAAGTGTCAATATAtttcttgatttaaaaaaaaaaaaagtgcgtTAAAAATATTATAAGTGATGTTGGCGTGTATTTGGTTAtgatataaaagaacaaaattttAGACAATTTGAACAAATATAAGCATCTATATTTCATAATGCTGATAAGATGAAAATCTGTTCTAGGTGGTGTTTGAAAGAAAAGTCTCCCCACTTTAATTATCTACTAACTCAGAGAGGCTCGTTTGAGCTTTTCCGGTTTAAAGTCCCTTAAACACAATGTATAGAAAGACAATGTGTTTAATACAAATTGTATCAGTTCATGTTGTTTTtcgattttagaaaaaaaatactataGAGGAAATTATCGGCtgagtcgcggatcggtacgctttctttaaaACGTTTCGCGGTACTGTCAGATTTATGCATAAATACCCACGAcggcctccaggataaaacagttCGTTTCAAGAAATACGATTCACACTTGCACGTGTGATGAATCGGTCTAAGTGATACACCTTCAAAAGATGGTTTAAGAATCAGTCGTAGTATCTGGAATAAATCCAATAGAAAACAGAAAAGAATATTTTTGTAAGATGAAGTAGAATAAGGGAGAGACGAGGGAATTCATATGTGAATTCTggagtaaaaaaaaatgaatgaaggcaatatatttataggcaaagaaagaTCCAACTGAATAGACCAAATTGTGGGCGAAAATATAGTGGAAGAGTGAAACCGGCCCAGTCAAGGTAGCCGTTATTCACTTGGTCAGCAAGTCACGAATGACTCTTGAAGAACAATCAAACTTAGTCAAAATTTAGGTTAAGACTTGGTCTTAGGACACGTCACCAATTCGTAATTAATTAATTTCCACTAATTCGGGttccaaaaaattaattcatgtagACCGAACCGGACTGAGCCGGATGGACGGCGGCAGTGCAAGCGCGCGCGTGTGTCTTCTTGACACATTGGTGTGTCGTCACTCCTGTACAAAATTGTAGG from Vicia villosa cultivar HV-30 ecotype Madison, WI unplaced genomic scaffold, Vvil1.0 ctg.000363F_1_1_3, whole genome shotgun sequence includes these protein-coding regions:
- the LOC131627402 gene encoding probable transcription factor At5g28040, giving the protein MFSPLVSWILSTSSSSSSSSSSEEEHDPENLDTSNDESDYENFQTDNVEDQIDDVDDENIDDTIPIGLAISDASPAVTVALPAPTDYTNISTTSKESRSKRQHNKYSGGVRQYQRIWTKQDEIELLKGYLDYIKQQGRTTTTLQSDVASFYDQVTPKFRADFNKNQIVEKLRRLKRKHKMVLDKAKEVQVSFKSSHEQAVFEISRKIWGNDTDHDVLDVDESRPVPDSPDLIDNIKMKAEHVDNCEETDKRVPKRPRLAADNGDATSSIHGFIEETMRSCFSPLLKELLDDAPVEPLDVLPMLLSTEEERDEQRLKRRILELEVYLNRLELLQGQIKARLEDLRSSLG
- the LOC131627403 gene encoding guanosine deaminase-like isoform X2, with product MEHDASATPKEDRDNEFLTKAVEEAYKGVESGDGRPFGAVIVRNDEVVVSCHNMVLRNKDPTAHAEVTAIREACQKLDQIYLTDCEIYASCEPCPMCFGAINLSKIKRLVYGAKAEAAVAIGFDSFIADAQKDISSHQKPQLEIKKIDGTAAVMAEQVFEKTKGKYTLY
- the LOC131627403 gene encoding guanosine deaminase-like isoform X1, whose product is MEHDASATPKAAEDRDNEFLTKAVEEAYKGVESGDGRPFGAVIVRNDEVVVSCHNMVLRNKDPTAHAEVTAIREACQKLDQIYLTDCEIYASCEPCPMCFGAINLSKIKRLVYGAKAEAAVAIGFDSFIADAQKDISSHQKPQLEIKKIDGTAAVMAEQVFEKTKGKYTLY